TAGACGCCCTGAAGCCGCTTGTACGGACCTGCCGGCGTGGTGATCGCCGGCACACCCAACGGTGGCGGCAGCGTCATGGTCCGATTGGCCAGGGCACCGAAGTTTTCCTGCACCAGCCGCGCTGCCGTCGGCAGTGGGCTGCCGGTCACCGCCGTGATGGTCGCCACATGGGTATCCGATGCGCGGCGAGCAGACGCCGGGATTCCCTCGACTGCCACGGGACTCGCGGCCTGACCAGTCATAGCGACCTGATAGAGCTGCGCGAAGGTGCAGGCCGCTCCCGTCCGATACGCCATGGTGAGCGCCATCGACTCACCCGCCGCAAAGTTGGGCACCACGAAGCTCGCGGTACCAGGGGCAAACGACTCGGCCGCCCCGAAGTCGACCACCGGCAGCGTGCTGGCATTGGCAGCGTCGAGATCCCGCCGAATGATTCCCCGGCTCGGGTTGGGCGACACCGCCAGGTTGCTGCGCCGGAAGGCCACCAGATCCTGCGCACCATTCGCGATGCCCACGATCGAGAAGACCTGATTGTTCGAGCGGGACACGCCCGCACCGCCGAGCCAGATCTGGGCATTGTCGCCGGTAGCCAGCCCCGCCACGCTGCCGTTGATGAACTTGGTCGCGCCGGGAAGCTGGCTGCAGTAGTCCTGCGGCGCCGCCGTAATCTCGGCCCGCGTCATTCGAATCACCGTTACCGCCGCCTGCGTACCTGACGCCGTCGCGAAGGCAAAGCTGCCGCGCGCGCCGCTGATGTTGAAGTTGTAGGCCCCCTGCAGCGTCCCGGTCACCTGGGTCCAGGCGCCATCGCCATCCTGATACGCGGCCCAGACCGGGCTGAGACACCCGATGATGAACGAGGCGCCAGTGCCTCCGCCTGCTGCGGTAACGGTAAGCTGGATCGGCACCGTTCGCTCGGGCTGGCCATCGGCAGTGCCGCGCACGGTCAGCGTGCTGGCCCCGAGGGCTGCGCCAGCGCCGACGCTGATGGCGAGCGATGCCGTGGTGCCCGTGGTGCTGGTGGGATTGAGGGTCGCCGTCACTCCGGATGGCGCGCCCTGCACGGCAAGCGAGACGCTGCCGGTAAAGCCGCCCAAGCGACCGACGGCGATGGCGACCGTGCTGCTGGCTCCGCGCGCCAGCGATAGGGTACTCGGGTTGGCCGTCAGACCGAAACTCCCGGCCGCCGCGACCGTCAGGTTGAACGTCGCCGTGGCATCGGTAACGCCCGAGCCGCTGGCCCGGACGGTCAGCGGATAAGTGCCTCCCGGTGTCGCCACCGAGGTCTGGATCGTGACCGTCGCCGTGGTGGTGCTGCCGCTGGTCTGCACGTTGGCAACCGAGCCGGTCACCCCGGCCGGAGCGCCGACCACCGTGAAGGTGACGGTCCCACTATAGCCTCCCTGCCTGGTCAGTGTCGCCGTGACCGGTACCAGCCCGCCCGGGGCCACGGTCGCTCCCGACATGCTGAGGGCCAGCGAGATCGACTGCGGGTCAGGGTCAGGATCCGGATCAGGCCCGGAGCTGCACCCGACTGCAAGTACGACCACCAACGAGACGACTGCACCACCGCCGAGAACCTGCCGAGGGGACCGCCACATAGGGAGCTCCGGGACGCGAGTGTGCCAGACATCGGATCCTGCCTGGCACATTGCGCAGTCGGTCGCTCGCGACCGTCACGCCCCACTTCCCTGCTCCGGGTCGGGAGGCGAGGGGCGCTCCCGGTTCCGCCGCCAGCGCCCCGGTCGGCGCCCCCGCCGTTCCACCGTCTCTCCCGCACTCGCGCGACCGCAGCGCCAGGCGGAACCGGGAGCGCCCCTCGCCTCCCAACCCCACACCGTTGTACTTACCGCACCCAGATCGCGATGACGCCGCACTCCGACCCGACCCCGCTGAACTCGGCAGGCACCGCCGCGGAGCCGGCATAAACCTCGACGGCCTCGACCGTCTGCAGGTGAAAGTCGTCGAGATTGGGAAGGTCGCCGTCACCGCGACGCCAGAAGGGCATCCCGTCGACGTAGATGGACATCAGACAAGCCTTGACGTGCGCAGCAGTCGGTGGGTCATTGATCTGGCAGGGCACGGGCAGCTCGCCAATGCCGCGACGCATCGACGCAGGCGCATAACCAGTACACGGAAGCGGCAAGAGAACGAATCGGACTCCGGGCAGCCGCCGCAGCACGTCCGTGAGTCGTGACTCGGGGCGCCGGGCCAGTTCCTCCCGCATGATGAACCGCCCCGAGCCCGACCGGCGCCGCATCTCGAGTTCAGCCATGCGCACCGAGGTCCGTACCGAGGGCGCTGCTGCTCTGGCCTCGACGCCGGCCAAGTGCTGCGCAACCCGTTCGAGGCCAACACTGACATCCGCGCCCCTGCTGCCGTCCACCTCGACCGGCGCGGTGGCAATCTGATAGCCGAGAGCGCGCACGTCGACGAGGTACCGACCTGGAAGCACCTGCCCGAGTGTCGCTCGGCCCTCCCGGTCGGTTCGCACCGTGTCGCCCAGCGGATGCAATCTCACCAGCGCCTCGGCGACGGGTGCGTTATCGGCCTGAACCACGACCTGCACCGGGCGACCTTCGGCGTCGTCGGCAGGGTGGCGCAGGATCACGTCGTGCGCTGCCACGCTGCCCTCCCGCAGCGAGATCCAGTGCGGCGTTGCCATCTGCGGAGCAGGTCCTCTGAGCCAGATGTCGCCGTCGGCCGGCAAGCCGCAGACCCGGTAGCGCCCCTCGCCGTCCGTCCGCACAATCAGGCGACGCGCGGCATTGGCGCCCCAGGAGAGATCGAGCCGGGTGCCCGGCACTCCGGCGCCGGCACTGTCCCGGACCACGCCGGTCAGCATCGTCTTCGAGGTCGAGTCGATCGTGGTTGCCGCGCATGACCGCAGCAGCGTCGCGGCCGAAGGCGTGGCAATGTTGGCCGTCGCGGTGCGGCCTCGGGTCAGCGAGGCCGCCCCTTTGGGCTCGATGCCGAGCGACGCGAAACGCGGATGCGAGGTGGTGATCAGGAAGCTGCCCTGCGTCGTCGTCTCGATCTGGTAGACGCCCGCAGAGTCGGTCGTGGCCCGGTAGGCGCTGCCGCCGAGTGAGACCTCGACCCCACGCAGCGGAGCCCCAAGGATCGAGTCGAAGACGACGCCGGTCACAAGGGCCCGGTTGGTCGGTGCGAGGTCGAGCAGTTGCGCCGTGCCCCCGGTTTCCCGAAAGCCGACCACAGGATCGCTGCCTGCGAAGGCCGTATTCCCCCGTCGCTCGACCAGAATCGGCATGCGGATGACCCAGTCACTCACGATCCAGCCGCCGCCCGGCAGCCGCGCAAACTCGATCCGCCCGCCCTCGTGTCCGGTCCGTCCGCTGAAGTTGACGAACTGAAACTCGAGCAACCGCAGCTCAGCGCTTTCGCGATGCAGCCAGAGGACCCCGGTGATCTCCGGCACCCGACGGCCGCGGGTCGGCTCGAATCCGAGACCGATCAGCCCGTCGCCCGGGGTTCGACTTGGCACCGCGCGGAAGCAGTGCGTCTCCATGAACTCGTTGGAAAGGAGCAGCGGCGCGTCCGGCCCGTGGAACCAAGTCGTCGCATCCTGCTTCGTGACGAAGCCCTCTTTGATGAGCTGCGCCGGCTCGACTGACACAAACGGCCGGGCCGCCCGGGTTTGCTGCCTGGTCGATCGCTCGGCGCGAATCTGGAGCTCGGGATTCAGGTCGCGCTCGAAGCGGGTGAGCTCGAGCAGGGGTTCGAGCGAGGTGCGGGTCACCTCGGTGCGCTGAAGCACCTTGCTGACCTCGGCCCAGAGGGTCATCAGCTGCGAACTCCCCTCGCGATCGAGCCGACAGACCGAGGAACCGCCCGCAACGGATATCTCAGGGAGGAGAACCCGGTCGCTCGGCATGGCCACCGCCACCGAGGCCGTATCGGTGCCGCTCACCTCGAAGCCGATGCCGGTAACGCCGGCATAGCCGATCCGGTCGGCGCGCAACTCGAAGCGACCCGAGCGAGGCAGCGGCAAGAGCGCCCGCCCGCCCTCGTCCGTCAGAGCACGGGCGATGGTGGCCTCGCCATCCCGGACCGAAATCAGGGCGCCCGCAACAGCACGGCCTTCTTCGGTCGCCCGAACCCGCACCGCCTGCGCAGCAAGATCCGAGGTCAGGAGCGCGGCGCCAACCAGCAGCAGACCGCACCACCGTCGATTGTTGTTCATGATTTGCCTCCGATCGTGCCGCTCAACGACAGGAGCCGCACCTGCCGTCGACGACCGACTACGCGACGCCGACCGCGGGCGTCGTCAGTGTCCGGCGAGCCCCGTCAGCCGGTCGCTGACCTGCTTGAGTTTCGCACGCGCCTCGGCGTCGTACGCCTGCGGGTGCGCTTTGCCGAGTTCCATGCTGTTGTAAAACTTCCCGGTCCCGACGTCCTCGAGCACCAGCTGCAGTACGGCGCGAGCCCCGTCATCGACCGTCGATCGAGGCGCGAAGCCTCCCCGGGCTACCATCCCGGTAGGCATCAGCGTGGCTGGGTGCAGCGCGTTGACGGTCACGCCCTTGCCTTCCAGCTCAGCCGCGAGATCGATGGTGTACATGATCTGGGCCAGCTTGCTCTGACCGTAGGCGCGCCGACCCGTGAACTCCCGCTCGATCATCACATCGTCGAAGTCGATCGGCGCGGCCGAGAGCGAGGAGACGTTGACGATGCGGGAGGGCGCACTCGCCAGCAGGCGCGGCAACAGAGTCCGAGTCAGCAGATACCCGGAGAGATAGTTGACCTGGAAGCGCGACTCATAGCCGTCCGCCGTCACCTCCCGCTCGTCGGGGGCGGTGCCGATTCCGGCGTTGTTGATCAGCACGTCGAGACGGTCGTAATCCGCGAGGATCGTCTCGCCGAAGCGACGCACCGCAGCAGTAACCGACAGGTCCGCAGCGTAGAACCGGGCGCTGCCCTTGCCCGCCGCCTGGATTTCCGCCAGCACCTCGGCGCCACGTGCCGAATCGCGGCCGTGGAGGATGACGTGGGCTCCACGAGCAGCGAGCCGGAGCGCCACCTCCCGGCCCAGGCCACTGGTTGCCCCGGTAACCAGGATGACCTGCTGGCCTGGCGCCGGCCGCGCCGACTGCGCCTGGACGGTGGAGCCGATGGCGGCGACGAGAACCAACAGGAGCGAGACGAAGCGACGAAACGGGCTGGAGTATGGCATAGCAGCGAAGGTACCCCTGCCCCGGGCACCGGGCCAGTCTGGCAGCGATGACGGCCCGGTCCGGCTTTCGGCGTAAAGGAACGTGGGCGGGATCGTCGTCCTTCGCGAGGAGTCCTGATGTCGCGTTTCAACCAACCTGTGGCGGCCCTGGCGGCCGCCCTCGTACTGCTCACCGCCTGCGGGAGCGGCACAACCGAACCGCCTCCCGGCGGTGGCGACCCCGGTGGCATCACCCTCGTGGCGAACACCACGATCACGGCGGTCCAGCAGGGTGTGAGTGTATCGATTACCTACATTGTCACCCGGCATGGCAGCTTTACCGGCCCCGTGATGTTGACGGCCGAAGGATTGCCCAACGCTGTCAACGCGACCTACTCCCCGCCCACGACGGAAGGCACCCGCACCACGACGGTCATCACCTATACGGCAACGACGAGTGCCGTGCCTGGGCGCTATGACATCACGATCCGGGCCCGCGGCGCGGGCGTCACCGACGCCACCATCGCCCTCGACCTCACGGTTACCGCGGCACCCCAGCCCAACTATCAGCTGTCGATAACCGGGTCTCCCGTGACCATCGAGCAGGGCGCCATCGGTCAGGTCACCGTCACCATCGCCCGGACCGGCGGGTTCTCGGGCCCCGTGGCCCTGACCGTCGAAGACGCACCCGCCGGCATGACGGCAAACCTCGACCCCTCCACCACGACCGGGACGTCCGTCACCGTAACGGTTATCGTCTCGGCGGCCGTGGTGCCCAACACCTACACGCTCACGGTTCGCGGCACTTCACCGGCGCTGCTCGATCGGACCGTCATGCTCCAGGTCGTGGTCGTTCCCGCCACCGCGACCGGCGAAGTCACCCTCGACTTCGTCGGGTGCGGTCAACCCTATGCGATCTGGGTCGCTTATCAGGATGGAACCGGGCCCTGGACCCGGGTAACCGGAACCAATCTGTTCCGGTTCTCCATCACCGCCCCCACCGGCGCGTTTGCCTATGTCGTGCGTCAATCCGCCGCCGCGGCCACGACCACCAACGTGCAGTTCATGACCCGCGCCCAGATGAGCCGCGCTCCGATCCAGTTCTGCATGCCAAGCGAGCTGGGCCCGAAGATCGTGACCGGCACGGTGGCCGGGATGACCGGCTCGCAGGCCGTGTTCCTCAACCTGGGCCGCGCCTTCAGCATGGCCACCCCACTCGCCTCGACGTTCAGCATCCCCGGCGTGCTGCCTGGCGAGCGCGATCTGATTGCCTACCGGCTCGGCGGGCTGCCCAGTACCGCGGACCGCGTCATCGTCAGACGCGACATCAACCTGCCGAGCGGCGGGTCACTCGGCACCCTCGACTTCGGATCGACCGAGGCCCACCCTCCGGCCACGGCCACCTTCACGGTCACCGGCCTGGCCGGCGAGGGAATGCTCGAAACGGTCCGCTACCTGACTCGCACCAGTTGCGACGGAGGGCTGATGATGTATCAGTCGTCACCAGCGGCTGCTGCGCATGCAGTCTTCGGGATTCCGTCGGCCCTGCAACGCCCGACCGACTACCATCTCGTCAACCTTGCTGCCGCCACGCCGACAACGAGCCGAGTCATCCAAGTCTCGTTCCACACGATGGCCAATCGCACGCTGGCGCTTGGTGGGCTGCTCGGCGCGCCGGCCATCACGGTGCTGCCCGGCGGGTACAAACGCCTCCAGGCCGTCTTTGCCATGCCCGTCGACTACGACCACGACGTCACGCTCCATTATCTGCAGACCGGCCCCGGAGCGCCGAGGCTGGTCAACGTGATCGGCACCGCAGCGTGGGCAGCCTCGACCACTGTGACCCTTGGACTGCCCGACTTCAGCACGGT
This region of Gemmatimonadales bacterium genomic DNA includes:
- a CDS encoding carboxypeptidase regulatory-like domain-containing protein, whose protein sequence is MNNNRRWCGLLLVGAALLTSDLAAQAVRVRATEEGRAVAGALISVRDGEATIARALTDEGGRALLPLPRSGRFELRADRIGYAGVTGIGFEVSGTDTASVAVAMPSDRVLLPEISVAGGSSVCRLDREGSSQLMTLWAEVSKVLQRTEVTRTSLEPLLELTRFERDLNPELQIRAERSTRQQTRAARPFVSVEPAQLIKEGFVTKQDATTWFHGPDAPLLLSNEFMETHCFRAVPSRTPGDGLIGLGFEPTRGRRVPEITGVLWLHRESAELRLLEFQFVNFSGRTGHEGGRIEFARLPGGGWIVSDWVIRMPILVERRGNTAFAGSDPVVGFRETGGTAQLLDLAPTNRALVTGVVFDSILGAPLRGVEVSLGGSAYRATTDSAGVYQIETTTQGSFLITTSHPRFASLGIEPKGAASLTRGRTATANIATPSAATLLRSCAATTIDSTSKTMLTGVVRDSAGAGVPGTRLDLSWGANAARRLIVRTDGEGRYRVCGLPADGDIWLRGPAPQMATPHWISLREGSVAAHDVILRHPADDAEGRPVQVVVQADNAPVAEALVRLHPLGDTVRTDREGRATLGQVLPGRYLVDVRALGYQIATAPVEVDGSRGADVSVGLERVAQHLAGVEARAAAPSVRTSVRMAELEMRRRSGSGRFIMREELARRPESRLTDVLRRLPGVRFVLLPLPCTGYAPASMRRGIGELPVPCQINDPPTAAHVKACLMSIYVDGMPFWRRGDGDLPNLDDFHLQTVEAVEVYAGSAAVPAEFSGVGSECGVIAIWVR
- a CDS encoding SDR family NAD(P)-dependent oxidoreductase; this encodes MPYSSPFRRFVSLLLVLVAAIGSTVQAQSARPAPGQQVILVTGATSGLGREVALRLAARGAHVILHGRDSARGAEVLAEIQAAGKGSARFYAADLSVTAAVRRFGETILADYDRLDVLINNAGIGTAPDEREVTADGYESRFQVNYLSGYLLTRTLLPRLLASAPSRIVNVSSLSAAPIDFDDVMIEREFTGRRAYGQSKLAQIMYTIDLAAELEGKGVTVNALHPATLMPTGMVARGGFAPRSTVDDGARAVLQLVLEDVGTGKFYNSMELGKAHPQAYDAEARAKLKQVSDRLTGLAGH